From a single Poecilia reticulata strain Guanapo linkage group LG2, Guppy_female_1.0+MT, whole genome shotgun sequence genomic region:
- the hce2l1 gene encoding high choriolytic enzyme 1 isoform X2, giving the protein MKASSGTTCCGSVVDLSKLHPLDDERSQPTLSSQEWGPISTRQWRRSGYIDPVKVGTLLSSDLKLGKRPEKTNMDSRVVLLGVLFGVLIPVDMVPVKNSTGVHEGKLRLKRKYSDELMDRDEMTAMDQILEVNSRLRAPRGLSFREGDIAYSYVRSAINCPGNACLWPKSIDGFVYVPYLLSPVYDDMDRITIETGMQEISSGTCIKFIPRTHEASFLDIQPRYGCWSFLGQTGGSQTLSLQTPGCMWSGIAAHEFMHALGFVHEQSRSDRDHYVTIVWKNILPEQIHNFRRQATNNLNSPYDYSSVMHYGRYAFSEDGGPTIIPKPDPYIPIGQRDGPSVLDLHKINVLYSCGANE; this is encoded by the exons ATGAAGGCCAGCAGCGGGACCACCTGTTGCGGATCAGTAGTGGACTTGAGTAAATTACACCCGCTGGATGATGAGAGGTCTCAGCCCACGCTCTCATCACAGGAGTGGGGCCCAATCAGTACAAGGCAGTGGAGGAGAAGTGGGTATATAGATCCAGTGAAGGTGGGAACTTTGCTGAGCAGTGATCTGAAACTGGGGAAACgacctgaaaaaacaaatatggatTCTAGAGTTGTGCTTCTAGGCGTCTTGTTTGGGGTGCTCATCCCGGTGGATATGGTCCCCGTTAAG AATTCCACTGGCGTACATGAGGGCAAACTGAGACTGAAGAGGAAATACTCTG aTGAGCTCATGGACCGAGATGAAATGACCGCAATGGATCAGATCCTAGAAGTCAACAGCA GGCTGCGGGCGCCCAGAGGATTGTCATTCAGGGAAGGAGATATTGCTTATTCATACGTGCGCAGTGCCATAAACTGCCCTGGGAATGCCTGTCTGTGGCCCAAATCAATTGATGGATTTGTTTACGTTCCCTACCTCCTCTCTCCTGTATACG aTGATATGGACAGAATCACAATAGAAACAGGAATGCAAGAGATTTCCTCTGGAACCTGCATCAAATTTATTCCTCGCACTCATGAGGCCAGCTTCCTCGACATCCAGCCTAGATACGG TTGCTGGTCGTTTCTGGGGCAGACCGGGGGAAGCCAGACCTTGTCACTACAGACTCCTGGATGCATGTGGTCGGGGATTGCTGCTCATGAATTCATGCACGCCCTCGGCTTTGTGCACGAGCAATCCCGCTCGGACCGAGACCACTATGTCACCATTGTGTGGAAGAACATCTTGCCAG AACAAATACACAACTTCAGGAGACAGGCGACGAACAATCTGAACAGCCCATACGACTACAGTTCTGTCATGCATTATGGACG ATATGCTTTCTCTGAGGACGGTGGACCAACAATCATCCCCAAACCAGATCCTTACATTCCTATTGGCCAGCGAGATGGACCTAGTGTACTTGAcctgcataaaataaatgttctttataGCTGTG GTGCTAATGAGTAA
- the hce2l1 gene encoding high choriolytic enzyme 2 isoform X1 — MKASSGTTCCGSVVDLSKLHPLDDERSQPTLSSQEWGPISTRQWRRSGYIDPVKVGTLLSSDLKLGKRPEKTNMDSRVVLLGVLFGVLIPVDMVPVKNSTGVHEGKLRLKRKYSGELFEEDELMDRDEMTAMDQILEVNSRLRAPRGLSFREGDIAYSYVRSAINCPGNACLWPKSIDGFVYVPYLLSPVYDDMDRITIETGMQEISSGTCIKFIPRTHEASFLDIQPRYGCWSFLGQTGGSQTLSLQTPGCMWSGIAAHEFMHALGFVHEQSRSDRDHYVTIVWKNILPEQIHNFRRQATNNLNSPYDYSSVMHYGRYAFSEDGGPTIIPKPDPYIPIGQRDGPSVLDLHKINVLYSCGANE, encoded by the exons ATGAAGGCCAGCAGCGGGACCACCTGTTGCGGATCAGTAGTGGACTTGAGTAAATTACACCCGCTGGATGATGAGAGGTCTCAGCCCACGCTCTCATCACAGGAGTGGGGCCCAATCAGTACAAGGCAGTGGAGGAGAAGTGGGTATATAGATCCAGTGAAGGTGGGAACTTTGCTGAGCAGTGATCTGAAACTGGGGAAACgacctgaaaaaacaaatatggatTCTAGAGTTGTGCTTCTAGGCGTCTTGTTTGGGGTGCTCATCCCGGTGGATATGGTCCCCGTTAAG AATTCCACTGGCGTACATGAGGGCAAACTGAGACTGAAGAGGAAATACTCTGGTGAGCTCTTTGAAGAAG aTGAGCTCATGGACCGAGATGAAATGACCGCAATGGATCAGATCCTAGAAGTCAACAGCA GGCTGCGGGCGCCCAGAGGATTGTCATTCAGGGAAGGAGATATTGCTTATTCATACGTGCGCAGTGCCATAAACTGCCCTGGGAATGCCTGTCTGTGGCCCAAATCAATTGATGGATTTGTTTACGTTCCCTACCTCCTCTCTCCTGTATACG aTGATATGGACAGAATCACAATAGAAACAGGAATGCAAGAGATTTCCTCTGGAACCTGCATCAAATTTATTCCTCGCACTCATGAGGCCAGCTTCCTCGACATCCAGCCTAGATACGG TTGCTGGTCGTTTCTGGGGCAGACCGGGGGAAGCCAGACCTTGTCACTACAGACTCCTGGATGCATGTGGTCGGGGATTGCTGCTCATGAATTCATGCACGCCCTCGGCTTTGTGCACGAGCAATCCCGCTCGGACCGAGACCACTATGTCACCATTGTGTGGAAGAACATCTTGCCAG AACAAATACACAACTTCAGGAGACAGGCGACGAACAATCTGAACAGCCCATACGACTACAGTTCTGTCATGCATTATGGACG ATATGCTTTCTCTGAGGACGGTGGACCAACAATCATCCCCAAACCAGATCCTTACATTCCTATTGGCCAGCGAGATGGACCTAGTGTACTTGAcctgcataaaataaatgttctttataGCTGTG GTGCTAATGAGTAA